In Paracoccus fistulariae, a single window of DNA contains:
- a CDS encoding cytochrome b/b6 domain-containing protein, whose protein sequence is MAQETARRVRVWDPALRFYHWALATLVIANWLLGKFGPNVMTLHFWFGYGIITLLAFRLVWGFIGPEPARFSSFLPRPRALLAYVKTMFRRTPSLWPGHNPLGGLAVFAMLAALIWQTGTGLIADPDDYINVGPLADQVSSATSRKAVGWHHLGANILLILVILHIATIAFYRLWKHEDLVRPMLTGWKWVRRR, encoded by the coding sequence ATGGCCCAGGAAACCGCCAGACGGGTCAGGGTCTGGGACCCTGCCCTGCGCTTCTACCACTGGGCGCTGGCAACGCTGGTGATCGCGAATTGGCTGTTGGGCAAGTTCGGCCCGAATGTCATGACGCTGCATTTCTGGTTCGGCTATGGCATCATCACCCTGCTGGCATTCCGGCTGGTCTGGGGCTTCATCGGGCCGGAACCTGCGCGATTTTCCAGCTTTCTGCCACGGCCCAGGGCGCTGCTGGCCTATGTGAAGACCATGTTCCGGCGCACGCCCAGCCTCTGGCCCGGTCATAACCCGCTGGGCGGTCTGGCCGTCTTTGCCATGCTGGCGGCGCTGATCTGGCAGACGGGAACCGGGCTGATCGCGGATCCCGACGATTACATCAATGTCGGACCGCTGGCCGATCAGGTCAGCAGCGCCACGTCGCGCAAGGCGGTCGGCTGGCACCATCTGGGCGCGAATATCCTGCTGATCCTGGTCATCCTGCATATCGCCACCATCGCCTTTTACCGGCTGTGGAAGCACGAGGATCTGGTAAGGCCGATGCTGACCGGCTGGAAATGGGTGCGCCGCCGCTAA
- a CDS encoding c-type cytochrome, translated as MQFLKYAVIATALAAPTAIFAQDAEDAIEGRQGYMSLISIEMGKLSGMAKGEIDYDEAAAAAAAANLEALTNYNVAPLFAVPGTSSEDTSESATLPAAFENPEGFSAKLADLKNAAAGSQAAVTGGQASIGPVLQQLGGTCKACHDDYRKPR; from the coding sequence ATGCAATTCTTGAAATACGCCGTCATCGCCACCGCGCTTGCCGCGCCCACCGCGATTTTCGCTCAGGATGCCGAAGACGCGATCGAGGGGCGTCAGGGCTATATGAGCCTGATCTCGATCGAGATGGGCAAGCTGTCGGGAATGGCCAAGGGCGAGATCGACTATGACGAGGCCGCCGCTGCCGCCGCCGCCGCCAATCTGGAGGCGCTGACGAATTACAATGTGGCGCCCCTCTTCGCGGTGCCCGGCACGTCATCCGAGGATACCAGTGAGTCCGCGACCCTGCCGGCGGCTTTCGAAAACCCCGAAGGTTTCAGCGCAAAGCTGGCGGATCTGAAAAACGCGGCTGCCGGGTCGCAGGCCGCCGTCACCGGCGGGCAGGCCAGCATCGGGCCGGTGCTGCAGCAGCTGGGCGGAACCTGCAAGGCCTGCCACGACGATTACCGCAAACCGCGCTGA
- a CDS encoding tellurite resistance TerB family protein codes for MSLMKSLARVAAGVMVAKGVGALMKKTQQGSGRSTQSAGSRSGGSGGLLNDLLGNNTSGSSGGSVSDMLRQVLGGNSSGAGTGRRYGGPNSAGASGGLGGLLDSLSGSRGQGGGGLGDLLGGLLGGAAGGAAGGAAAGGLARKDSQERNDASFGELFNDAVSNDGEPEVLPTPEQNAVAGLMLKAMIQAAKSDGKIDEAEKQRLLSHLGDDLDEDERNFIREQMATPVDAKALAREVPQGLEAQVYLMSLLAIDLDSLAEAEYLNDLAKALGVDQNTVNKIHEEAGVTPLYS; via the coding sequence ATGAGTTTGATGAAGAGCCTGGCCCGTGTTGCCGCAGGCGTGATGGTTGCCAAGGGCGTCGGGGCGCTGATGAAGAAAACCCAGCAGGGTTCGGGACGCAGCACCCAGTCTGCAGGTTCGCGTTCGGGCGGCAGCGGCGGTCTGCTGAACGACCTGCTGGGCAATAACACCAGCGGCAGTTCGGGCGGCAGCGTCTCGGACATGCTGCGGCAGGTTCTGGGCGGCAATTCCTCGGGCGCGGGTACCGGCCGCCGTTATGGCGGGCCGAATTCGGCGGGCGCCTCGGGCGGTCTGGGCGGCCTGCTGGACAGCCTGTCCGGCTCTCGCGGTCAAGGTGGAGGCGGTCTGGGCGATCTGCTGGGCGGCCTTCTGGGCGGCGCGGCCGGTGGTGCGGCGGGCGGCGCGGCCGCAGGCGGACTGGCCCGCAAGGACTCGCAGGAACGCAACGACGCCAGCTTTGGCGAGCTGTTCAATGACGCCGTCTCCAACGATGGCGAGCCGGAGGTTCTGCCGACGCCGGAACAGAATGCCGTGGCCGGGCTGATGCTGAAAGCGATGATCCAGGCCGCGAAATCCGACGGCAAGATCGACGAGGCCGAAAAGCAGCGCCTGCTGTCCCATCTGGGCGACGATCTGGACGAGGACGAGCGGAATTTCATCCGCGAACAGATGGCCACGCCGGTCGATGCCAAGGCGCTGGCGCGTGAGGTGCCGCAGGGGCTTGAGGCGCAGGTCTATCTGATGTCGCTGCTGGCCATCGATCTGGATAGCCTGGCCGAGGCGGAATATCTGAACGATCTGGCCAAGGCCCTTGGCGTCGATCAAAATACCGTCAACAAGATCCATGAAGAGGCGGGCGTTACGCCGCTGTATTCCTGA
- the tuf gene encoding elongation factor Tu — MAKAKFERTKPHVNIGTIGHVDHGKTTLTAAITKYFGDFKAYDQIDGAPEEKARGITISTAHVEYETDDRHYAHVDCPGHADYVKNMITGAAQMDGAILVVNAADGPMPQTREHILLGRQVGIPYMVVYLNKVDQVDDEELLELVEMEVRELLSSYDYPGDDIPIVKGSALAALEGRDEEIGEKSIRALLEAVDSYVPTPERAVDKPFLMPIEDVFSISGRGTVVTGRVERGAVNVGDELEIVGIRPTKKTTCTGVEMFRKLLDRGEAGDNIGALLRGVERDGVERGQVLAKPGSVTPHTKFEAEAYILTKEEGGRHTPFFANYRPQFYFRTTDVTGTVKLPEGTEMVMPGDNLKFEVELIAPIAMEDGLRFAIREGGRTVGAGVVAKILE, encoded by the coding sequence ATGGCAAAGGCAAAGTTTGAACGTACGAAACCGCACGTTAACATCGGCACGATTGGTCACGTTGACCACGGCAAGACGACGCTGACGGCTGCGATCACGAAATATTTCGGTGATTTCAAGGCTTATGACCAGATTGACGGCGCCCCGGAAGAGAAGGCGCGCGGGATCACGATCTCGACGGCGCATGTGGAATACGAGACGGATGACCGTCACTACGCCCACGTGGACTGCCCCGGCCACGCCGACTATGTGAAGAACATGATCACGGGTGCTGCGCAGATGGACGGCGCGATCCTGGTGGTGAACGCGGCCGACGGCCCGATGCCGCAAACGCGCGAGCACATCCTGCTGGGCCGTCAGGTCGGCATTCCCTACATGGTCGTCTACCTGAACAAGGTCGACCAGGTGGATGACGAAGAGCTTCTGGAACTGGTCGAGATGGAAGTGCGCGAGCTGCTGTCCAGCTATGACTATCCCGGCGACGACATTCCGATCGTGAAGGGCTCGGCTCTGGCCGCTCTGGAAGGCCGCGACGAGGAAATCGGCGAAAAGTCGATCCGCGCGCTGCTGGAAGCCGTTGACAGCTATGTCCCGACGCCCGAGCGCGCCGTGGACAAGCCGTTCCTGATGCCGATCGAAGACGTGTTCTCGATCTCGGGCCGCGGTACGGTTGTGACCGGCCGTGTCGAGCGTGGCGCGGTGAACGTCGGCGACGAACTGGAAATCGTGGGCATCCGCCCGACCAAGAAAACCACCTGCACCGGCGTGGAAATGTTCCGCAAGCTGCTGGATCGCGGTGAGGCTGGCGACAATATCGGCGCGCTGCTGCGCGGCGTTGAGCGTGACGGCGTGGAGCGCGGTCAGGTTCTGGCGAAGCCGGGTTCGGTGACCCCGCACACGAAGTTCGAGGCCGAAGCCTATATCCTGACCAAGGAAGAGGGTGGCCGCCACACGCCGTTCTTCGCGAATTACCGTCCGCAGTTCTACTTCCGCACGACGGATGTGACCGGGACGGTGAAGCTGCCGGAAGGCACCGAGATGGTGATGCCGGGCGACAACCTGAAGTTCGAGGTCGAGCTGATCGCCCCGATCGCGATGGAAGACGGCCTGCGCTTCGCGATCCGCGAAGGCGGCCGCACGGTCGGCGCCGGCGTCGTCGCCAAGATCCTCGAGTGA
- a CDS encoding Pycsar system effector family protein encodes MSKKTSKKEKADPVSGDEAGAAADSARVAAASDPKPAKEKAPGSSKAVETMFRSAIRAELEIIALAATKANIMISLNGLIISALMISGAFIFASTAAFLLPAGVFLITAAASIFFALLAASPERAGLFTGLRDWAAAMWHGKARLRDLRGYLRRKEVSPDDPDLNVLIYEHRVALTRDQHWQRMQELLRDREEIYHRMTDQLYWLGVMADRKFRMLDLSYTIFRWGLLASVLVFISVKSVVGLFPSLSGAQVTRLHNLGISEFTDIYEPSAVQQLADGRVLVVEDEASRAMSVMSIAEDGSLIENARDDVRITRAFGRKLNDLEGLSIDDSGNVYTITSHSLNKSGDRRPDREQLLRFQISGNSVGNIRSYLGLRDAIATDEALKADILAQSGEEPDFETLNIEGLSYYKEAGHLLLGLREPMAAGRSVVLIMVNPDEVFEHDGAPRFAKPILLDLRGGGIRALSYDPILRSFLIVNEIEGYEGNRYSQLWSWSGDAEDAPEPVALPDIINLNNVESIDSITIQGEPRLLLMSDEGNEKKNRPARYMMLEYDQIEG; translated from the coding sequence GTGAGCAAGAAGACCAGCAAGAAGGAAAAGGCCGATCCCGTCAGCGGGGATGAGGCAGGTGCCGCTGCGGATTCCGCGCGGGTCGCGGCCGCCTCCGATCCGAAACCGGCGAAGGAAAAGGCACCCGGATCATCGAAAGCGGTTGAGACGATGTTCCGCAGCGCCATTCGCGCAGAGCTGGAGATCATCGCTTTGGCGGCGACAAAGGCGAATATCATGATCTCGCTGAACGGGCTGATCATCTCGGCGCTGATGATCTCGGGGGCGTTCATCTTTGCCTCGACCGCGGCCTTTCTGCTGCCTGCGGGCGTTTTCCTGATCACCGCGGCCGCGTCGATCTTCTTCGCGCTTCTGGCCGCCTCGCCGGAACGGGCCGGGCTGTTCACCGGTCTGCGCGACTGGGCAGCGGCAATGTGGCACGGCAAGGCCCGGCTGCGCGATCTGCGCGGCTATCTGCGCCGCAAAGAGGTCTCGCCCGACGATCCGGACCTGAACGTGCTGATCTATGAACATCGCGTCGCCCTGACGCGGGACCAGCACTGGCAGCGGATGCAGGAATTGCTGCGCGACCGTGAAGAGATCTATCACCGGATGACAGATCAGCTTTACTGGCTGGGGGTGATGGCGGATCGCAAGTTCCGGATGCTGGATCTGTCCTATACCATTTTCCGGTGGGGGCTTCTGGCCTCGGTCCTGGTCTTCATCAGCGTGAAATCCGTGGTCGGCCTGTTCCCCAGCCTTAGCGGCGCGCAGGTCACGCGGCTGCATAATCTGGGCATTTCGGAATTCACCGACATCTATGAACCCTCGGCCGTGCAGCAACTGGCGGATGGGCGGGTGCTCGTGGTCGAGGATGAAGCCTCGCGCGCGATGAGCGTGATGAGCATCGCCGAAGATGGCAGCCTGATCGAAAATGCCCGCGACGATGTGCGCATCACCCGCGCTTTCGGGCGCAAGCTGAACGATCTGGAAGGGCTGTCCATCGATGACAGCGGCAATGTCTATACCATCACCTCGCATTCGCTGAACAAATCCGGGGACCGCAGGCCTGACCGGGAACAGTTGCTGCGTTTCCAGATCAGCGGCAATTCGGTCGGCAATATCCGCAGCTATCTTGGCTTGCGCGATGCGATCGCGACCGATGAGGCGTTGAAGGCCGATATCCTTGCCCAAAGCGGGGAAGAGCCGGATTTCGAGACGCTGAATATCGAGGGCCTGTCCTATTATAAAGAGGCCGGGCACCTGCTGTTGGGCCTGCGCGAGCCGATGGCTGCGGGCCGTTCTGTCGTGCTGATCATGGTCAACCCGGACGAGGTGTTTGAACATGACGGCGCGCCGCGCTTTGCCAAGCCGATCCTGCTGGATCTGCGCGGCGGCGGCATTCGTGCGCTAAGCTATGACCCGATCCTGCGCAGCTTCCTGATCGTGAATGAGATCGAGGGCTATGAGGGCAATCGTTATTCCCAGCTTTGGTCATGGTCCGGCGATGCCGAGGATGCGCCCGAACCCGTCGCGCTGCCCGATATCATCAACCTGAACAATGTCGAATCCATCGATTCGATCACCATTCAGGGTGAGCCGCGCCTGCTGCTGATGAGCGATGAGGGCAATGAAAAGAAGAACCGCCCGGCGCGTTACATGATGTTGGAATATGACCAGATCGAGGGCTGA
- a CDS encoding VOC family protein, translating into MAKYIHSMIRVLDEARSIAFYEQAFGLSVADRLDFDDFTLIYLSNQDSETELELTVNKGRSTPYDLGDGYGHIAFSVEDVDATHARLEAAGLAPRKLVDFAPGGEVIARFFFIADPDGYQIEVLQRGGRFK; encoded by the coding sequence ATGGCAAAATATATCCATTCCATGATCCGCGTGCTGGACGAAGCCCGCTCGATCGCTTTCTACGAACAGGCCTTTGGCCTCAGCGTCGCGGACCGGCTGGATTTCGACGATTTCACCCTGATCTATCTGTCAAATCAGGACAGCGAGACAGAGCTGGAGCTGACGGTGAACAAGGGCCGCAGCACCCCCTATGATCTGGGGGATGGCTATGGTCACATCGCCTTTTCCGTGGAGGATGTCGATGCGACCCATGCCCGGCTGGAGGCTGCGGGCCTTGCCCCGCGCAAGCTGGTTGACTTTGCCCCGGGAGGCGAGGTGATCGCGCGGTTTTTCTTTATCGCTGATCCGGATGGCTATCAAATCGAGGTTTTGCAGCGCGGCGGACGGTTCAAATAG
- a CDS encoding VOC family protein yields MIDHIGFAVSDLAASRAFYSPALQPLGITLLMEVTEEMTGGHGAHLGFGRDNKPFFWIGTGKQVATSVHVAFAARDRAAVDAFHAAALKAGGRDNGAPGLRPEYHPGYYGAFVLDPDGNNIEAVFHGG; encoded by the coding sequence ATGATCGACCATATCGGATTTGCCGTGTCTGACCTTGCCGCCTCGCGCGCGTTCTATTCGCCTGCGTTGCAGCCACTGGGCATCACCCTGCTGATGGAGGTCACCGAAGAGATGACCGGCGGCCATGGCGCGCATCTGGGCTTTGGCCGCGACAACAAGCCCTTCTTCTGGATCGGAACCGGAAAGCAGGTGGCCACCAGCGTCCATGTCGCCTTCGCCGCCCGGGACCGGGCTGCGGTCGATGCCTTTCATGCTGCGGCCCTGAAGGCCGGGGGCAGGGATAACGGCGCGCCCGGTCTGCGCCCCGAATATCACCCCGGCTATTACGGTGCCTTCGTGCTGGACCCCGATGGCAATAATATCGAAGCCGTCTTTCATGGCGGGTGA
- a CDS encoding GFA family protein gives MKTYHASCFCGAVRFEADGDLADGTMRCNCRFCRKMRYWEMRLPDPAGFRLLAGRDALVETPRAQDDGLQMHHWFCGRCGTRLWTDGDIPEMGGRFLQVCVAALDDAGQDELIVAPIHWADGARDDWWQPAPETRHL, from the coding sequence ATGAAAACCTATCACGCAAGCTGTTTCTGCGGCGCGGTCCGGTTCGAGGCCGATGGCGATCTGGCCGATGGCACGATGCGCTGCAACTGCCGCTTTTGCCGGAAAATGCGCTATTGGGAGATGCGTCTGCCCGATCCGGCCGGGTTTCGCCTGCTGGCCGGGCGTGACGCGCTTGTCGAAACGCCCAGAGCGCAGGATGACGGGCTGCAGATGCATCACTGGTTCTGCGGCCGCTGCGGAACCCGGCTCTGGACCGATGGCGATATTCCGGAAATGGGCGGCCGTTTCCTGCAGGTCTGCGTCGCGGCCCTTGACGATGCGGGACAGGATGAACTGATCGTCGCCCCGATCCACTGGGCCGACGGCGCCCGTGATGACTGGTGGCAGCCGGCCCCCGAAACACGGCATCTGTGA
- a CDS encoding dicarboxylate/amino acid:cation symporter: protein MADTSDKAAKSSGKMSLTTKIMIGMVTGLIFGVFANQVNLGFINDYLINGLFHMIGTAFVNGLKMLVVPLVVFSLLTGVFGISDVKLLGRVGGKAFGLYLMTTAIAIAVAITLALVVGPGVGFNMEGVDVSNVKAAEAPSVWMVFANIVPTNPVAALANGEMLQIIFYVIVVGIAGLMLGEASAPFVAACEYMNDLMMKVVEIVMAFAPIGVFCLIARVFAQQGIELFLPVASYVAVLTGALLLHLFVTLMLLLKVMSGLSPVTFIRKIRPAQIFAFSTASSNATIPVTYRCVTERMGVDNSVASFSVPFGATINMDGTAIMQGVATVFLANVYGIDLGLSGYITVIAMAVLASIGTAGVPGVGLVMLTMVLTQVGLPVEGIALILGVDRLMDMIRTAVNITGDAVVTTIVAKSEGKVDLDVYDDPTAGEVDGSFEIDPEAEKHLAAIARHTD from the coding sequence ATGGCCGACACATCCGACAAAGCCGCGAAGTCAAGCGGCAAGATGAGCCTGACGACAAAGATCATGATCGGGATGGTGACGGGGCTGATCTTTGGCGTCTTCGCCAATCAGGTCAATCTTGGTTTCATCAACGACTACCTGATCAATGGCCTTTTCCACATGATCGGTACGGCCTTCGTGAACGGGCTGAAAATGCTGGTCGTTCCGCTGGTCGTCTTTTCGCTGCTGACCGGCGTGTTCGGGATCAGTGACGTCAAATTGCTGGGCCGCGTCGGCGGCAAGGCATTTGGCCTGTATCTGATGACCACGGCCATTGCGATTGCCGTCGCCATCACGCTGGCGCTGGTGGTGGGGCCGGGTGTCGGCTTCAACATGGAGGGCGTGGATGTCTCGAACGTGAAGGCGGCCGAGGCGCCCAGCGTCTGGATGGTCTTTGCCAATATCGTGCCGACAAATCCCGTCGCGGCGCTGGCCAATGGGGAAATGCTGCAGATCATCTTCTATGTGATCGTGGTGGGCATTGCCGGGCTGATGCTGGGCGAGGCCTCGGCCCCCTTCGTGGCCGCCTGCGAATATATGAACGATCTGATGATGAAAGTGGTCGAGATCGTCATGGCCTTTGCGCCGATTGGCGTTTTCTGCCTGATCGCACGCGTCTTTGCGCAGCAGGGGATCGAGCTGTTCCTGCCGGTCGCCAGCTATGTCGCCGTCCTGACGGGCGCGCTGCTGCTGCACCTGTTCGTGACGCTGATGCTGCTGTTGAAGGTCATGTCGGGGCTGAGCCCGGTCACCTTCATCCGCAAGATCCGCCCGGCGCAGATCTTTGCCTTTTCCACCGCAAGCTCGAACGCGACGATTCCTGTCACCTATCGCTGCGTGACCGAGCGTATGGGCGTCGATAATTCTGTCGCCTCCTTCTCGGTTCCCTTTGGTGCCACGATCAATATGGACGGCACCGCGATCATGCAGGGCGTGGCGACGGTGTTCCTGGCCAATGTCTATGGCATCGATCTGGGGCTGTCGGGCTATATCACGGTGATCGCAATGGCGGTGCTGGCCTCGATCGGGACGGCGGGCGTGCCGGGTGTCGGCCTTGTCATGCTGACCATGGTGCTGACGCAGGTCGGGCTGCCGGTCGAAGGGATCGCGCTGATCCTGGGTGTGGACCGCCTGATGGACATGATCCGCACGGCGGTGAACATCACCGGCGATGCGGTGGTGACGACCATCGTGGCCAAGTCCGAGGGCAAGGTCGATCTGGATGTCTATGACGACCCCACCGCCGGAGAGGTCGATGGCAGCTTCGAGATCGACCCGGAGGCCGAGAAACATCTGGCCGCGATTGCACGGCATACGGACTGA
- a CDS encoding DUF892 family protein yields the protein MTIKNLNDLYLDQLRDLYSACKQSMAIVTEMGRAAKSKELSEALIAGSQGISEGMDVLASLCNEHGVDPTGEHCRGMEGLVVEARKHALEADFADEDAQDAAIITQYQRMAHYAIAGYGCARTFANRLGHEGDGARLQECLDQTWDGDRHMTEIAEGEVNKAAMDGV from the coding sequence ATGACCATCAAGAACCTCAACGACCTCTATCTGGACCAGCTTCGCGATCTTTATTCGGCGTGCAAGCAATCCATGGCCATCGTGACCGAGATGGGCCGCGCCGCGAAGTCGAAAGAACTGTCCGAGGCGCTGATCGCCGGCAGCCAGGGCATCTCGGAAGGGATGGATGTGCTGGCCTCGCTGTGCAACGAGCATGGCGTGGACCCGACCGGAGAGCATTGCCGCGGCATGGAAGGTCTTGTCGTCGAGGCGCGCAAGCACGCACTTGAGGCCGATTTTGCCGATGAGGACGCGCAGGATGCCGCGATCATCACCCAATACCAGCGCATGGCCCATTACGCCATCGCGGGCTATGGCTGCGCGCGCACCTTCGCGAACCGCCTGGGCCATGAGGGTGATGGCGCCCGGCTGCAGGAATGTCTGGACCAGACCTGGGACGGCGATCGCCACATGACGGAAATCGCGGAAGGCGAGGTCAACAAGGCAGCCATGGACGGCGTCTGA